A genomic segment from Nicotiana sylvestris chromosome 1, ASM39365v2, whole genome shotgun sequence encodes:
- the LOC138888571 gene encoding uncharacterized protein yields the protein MFRRPYFFRYMLTSLSAKNKLGLIIGKIAQPAPDSSYFPFWERCNNMVKAWITNSLTREIAISVVCLSTVKDVWMDINERFGQSNASKYIQLQQEISSTFQGSSDIAIYFTKMRSLWDELNSAYIRPTCSCGALPKFIEDQHLFQFLSGLNDSYSTAKSSILMMSPYPSISKAYSLLQQDESQKETHSFSPEFSTDSAPLSIPSTQLHPNKQYTQKVNFQSKKPSSSTTVSCKYCKKNGHTIEKCYKLYGFPPNFKFTKNKRSASCVQMEESSYSPIVLKTSEAPVYGFSKEQYNHLMTLLQQTHISPNYAHASAAVDSGGYAHLQVCHIFQ from the exons ATGTTTCGAAGGCCTTACTTCTTCAG GTATATGCTAACATCTCTCTCAGCTAAGAACAAACTAGGACTAATCATTGGGAAAATAGCTCAACCTGCACCTGACTCTTCCTATTTTCCTTTCTGGGAAAGGTGTAACAATATGGTCAAGGCCTGGATCACTAATTCACTAACTAGGGAAATTGCTATAAGTGTTGTGTGTCTTAGTACTGTCAAGGATGTATGGATGGACATAAATGAAAGGTTTGGACAATCTAATGCATCTAAGTATATTCAACTCCAACAGGAGATCAGTTCTACCTTTCAAGGTTCTTCTGATATAGCCATCTACTTCACTAAGATGAGAAGTCTGTGGGATGAGTTGAACTCTGCATATATTCGGCCCACATGTTCATGTGGTGCCCTGCCAAAGTTCATTGAAGATCAACATCTCTTTCAGTTCTTGAGTGGACTGAATGATTCCTACTCAACAGCTAAAAGTAGCATTCTTATGATGTCTCCATATCCTTCAATCAGTAAAGCTTATTCTCTTCTACAACAAGATGAAAGTCAGAAAGAGACTCATTCTTTTTCTCCTGAGTTTTCAACTGATTCAGCACCTTTGTCTATTCCATCAACTCAACTTCACCCTAATAAACAATACACTCAGAAAGTCAATTTTCAATCCAAGAAGCCTTCATCATCTACTACTGTATCTTGCAAGTATTGTAAGAAAAATGGTCACACCATAGAGAAGTGTTACAAACTTTATGGATTTCCTCCTAATTTCAAATTCACAAAGAACAAGAGATCTGCTTCTTGTGTCCAGATGGAGGAATCATCTTACTCTCCTATTGTTCTCAAAACATCTGAGGCTCCAGTTTATGGGTTTAGCAAAGAGCAATATAACCATCTCATGACCTTACTTCAACAGACACATATTTCTCCCAACTACGCTCATGCTAGTGCTGCTGTAGACAGTGGTGGATATGCTCATTTGCAGGTGTGTCATATCTTCCAGTAA